Proteins encoded together in one Shewanella oneidensis MR-1 window:
- the glpG gene encoding rhomboid family intramembrane serine protease GlpG has protein sequence MIEIGRLPNSRAAQAFVDYLKGERIDCQIQPLPQGVAILVLREQDVEQARKEFAHFIAHPYDNKYLQASWEHGDTNAKLDYGAPSLQLFTQFITGAGPITLIIFGLCTLIYAAMNLGFASPVYQALSYFGAVPGTGVSQFWRVFTPSLLHFSAMHIIFNLLWWWYLGGKIETRIGTAPLLILLLVAGTLPNVVQYYVSGPNFGGLSGVVYAVAGYTWVMGLRKPEAGIGLPPSYMGFMLIWLALGFTDFLGISVANGAHIGGLLIGLAQGWFDSRSKYVQ, from the coding sequence ATGATAGAGATTGGCAGACTCCCTAATAGCCGCGCTGCGCAGGCCTTTGTCGATTACCTTAAAGGTGAACGCATTGACTGCCAAATTCAGCCGTTGCCGCAGGGAGTCGCGATTCTGGTTCTTCGCGAGCAAGATGTTGAGCAAGCCCGTAAAGAATTCGCTCACTTTATCGCTCATCCTTACGATAACAAATACTTGCAAGCCTCATGGGAGCACGGTGATACCAATGCTAAGCTCGATTATGGCGCACCATCATTACAGCTTTTTACCCAATTTATCACTGGCGCAGGCCCTATCACTCTAATTATTTTTGGCCTCTGCACACTGATTTATGCCGCCATGAATTTAGGCTTTGCCAGCCCTGTTTACCAAGCACTTTCTTATTTTGGTGCAGTGCCTGGCACGGGTGTTAGCCAATTTTGGCGTGTCTTTACCCCGAGCCTGCTGCACTTTTCGGCCATGCATATCATCTTCAACCTACTTTGGTGGTGGTATCTGGGTGGAAAAATTGAGACTCGCATAGGTACTGCACCACTCCTTATCCTCTTGCTGGTGGCTGGCACTTTGCCCAATGTCGTCCAATACTATGTCAGCGGCCCCAACTTTGGCGGACTGTCGGGTGTGGTCTATGCGGTTGCGGGTTACACTTGGGTCATGGGGCTACGTAAACCAGAGGCGGGCATTGGTTTACCGCCATCCTATATGGGGTTTATGCTGATTTGGCTGGCGTTGGGCTTTACGGATTTTTTAGGTATTTCAGTCGCAAATGGTGCCCATATTGGCGGTTTGCTGATTGGTCTAGCCCAAGGCTGGTTTGATAGCCGCAGTAAGTACGTCCAATAA
- the glpE gene encoding thiosulfate sulfurtransferase GlpE, with amino-acid sequence MSSFKHLSVNQLVQMTEAKSVQIVDIRDGNSFNNGHIDGAFNLNNENLAHFIGQADMDRPLVVVCYHGISSQNAAQYLCEQGFDDVYSLDGGFSAWHEANA; translated from the coding sequence ATGTCTTCTTTTAAACACTTAAGCGTCAATCAGTTAGTACAAATGACCGAGGCAAAGTCAGTGCAAATCGTCGATATTCGCGATGGAAATAGCTTTAACAATGGCCATATAGATGGCGCATTTAATTTGAATAACGAGAATCTCGCACACTTTATTGGCCAAGCAGATATGGATCGACCCTTAGTGGTGGTTTGTTACCATGGCATCAGTAGCCAAAATGCCGCGCAGTATCTCTGCGAGCAAGGTTTTGATGATGTGTATAGTCTCGATGGTGGCTTCAGTGCTTGGCATGAGGCCAATGCATGA
- the tdh gene encoding L-threonine 3-dehydrogenase, whose protein sequence is MKALSKLKAEKGIWLVDAPKPEMGHNDLLIKIKKTAICGTDMHIYNWDEWSQKTIPVPMVVGHEYVGEVVDIGQEVRGFNIGDRVSGEGHITCGHCRNCRAGRTHLCRNTSGVGVNREGSFAEYLVIPAFNAFKIPDDISDDLASIFDPFGNAVHTALSFDLVGEDVLITGAGPIGIMAAAVCRHVGARHVVITDVNEYRLELARKMGATRAVNVAQENLKDVMKELGMTEGFDVGLEMSGVPSAFRAMLDTMNHGGKIAMLGIPGGEMAIDWSKVIFKGLVIKGIYGREMFETWYKMASLIQSGLDISPIITHHYKIDDFQKGFDAMGSGQSGKVILSWD, encoded by the coding sequence ATGAAAGCACTAAGCAAGTTAAAAGCCGAAAAAGGCATTTGGTTAGTCGATGCGCCTAAGCCTGAAATGGGCCATAACGATCTACTGATCAAGATTAAAAAGACCGCCATTTGCGGCACCGACATGCACATCTACAACTGGGACGAATGGTCACAAAAAACCATTCCTGTGCCTATGGTGGTAGGTCACGAGTATGTGGGAGAAGTGGTTGATATCGGGCAAGAAGTTCGCGGCTTTAACATTGGTGACCGTGTTTCTGGCGAAGGCCATATCACCTGCGGCCACTGCCGTAACTGCCGCGCGGGTCGCACCCACTTATGCCGTAACACCTCAGGTGTGGGTGTAAACCGCGAAGGTTCATTTGCCGAATACTTAGTGATCCCAGCGTTTAACGCCTTCAAAATCCCCGATGATATCAGCGACGATTTAGCCTCTATCTTTGATCCATTCGGTAACGCAGTACACACGGCACTGTCATTCGACTTAGTGGGCGAAGATGTGTTGATTACTGGCGCGGGTCCTATCGGTATTATGGCTGCGGCCGTATGTCGCCACGTTGGTGCGCGCCATGTAGTGATCACCGACGTTAACGAATACCGTTTAGAACTGGCCCGTAAAATGGGTGCCACACGTGCCGTAAACGTTGCTCAAGAAAACCTCAAAGACGTGATGAAAGAACTCGGCATGACCGAAGGGTTTGACGTCGGCTTAGAAATGTCTGGCGTACCTTCTGCCTTCCGTGCCATGTTAGATACCATGAACCACGGTGGCAAAATCGCGATGCTCGGTATTCCGGGTGGCGAAATGGCCATTGATTGGAGCAAAGTGATCTTCAAAGGTTTGGTCATTAAAGGCATTTACGGTCGTGAAATGTTCGAAACCTGGTACAAGATGGCAAGCCTTATCCAATCTGGCTTAGATATTTCGCCCATCATTACCCATCACTACAAAATTGATGATTTCCAAAAAGGCTTCGACGCTATGGGCTCGGGCCAATCGGGTAAAGTCATCCTCAGCTGGGATTAA
- a CDS encoding glycine C-acetyltransferase, with translation MASTSFYAQINQQLADVKAEGLYKSERIIASPQQTAIQVNHQEVVNFCANNYLGLANHPELIKAAQQGLDSHGFGMASVRFICGTQDIHKQLEASLSEFLGMEDTILYSSCFDANAGLFETLLDAEDAIISDALNHASIIDGVRLCKAKRFRYANNDMADLETQLIAAKAAGARNILIATDGVFSMDGVIANLQGVCDLADKYGALVMVDDSHAVGFVGQNGRGSHEHCGVMGRVDIITGTLGKALGGASGGFTSGKKEVIDWLRQRSRPYLFSNSLAPSIVTASIHVLEMLKSGQALRESVWENSRYFREKMSAAGFTLGGADHAIIPVMIGDAKLASDFANRLLAEHIYVIGFSFPVVPKGQARIRTQMSAAHTREQLDKAIEAFTRIAKEMAII, from the coding sequence GTGGCCTCAACCTCATTCTACGCACAAATTAATCAACAGCTTGCTGATGTTAAAGCCGAAGGTTTATATAAAAGCGAGCGCATTATTGCTTCACCGCAACAGACTGCCATTCAAGTTAATCACCAAGAAGTTGTTAACTTTTGCGCTAACAACTATCTAGGCCTAGCCAATCATCCAGAACTCATCAAAGCCGCCCAACAAGGTTTAGATAGCCACGGCTTTGGTATGGCGTCAGTACGCTTTATTTGCGGCACCCAAGACATTCACAAACAGCTCGAAGCCAGCCTGAGTGAGTTCCTCGGCATGGAAGACACTATTTTGTATTCTTCATGCTTTGACGCCAATGCAGGCTTGTTTGAAACCCTGTTAGATGCCGAAGATGCGATTATCTCCGACGCCTTAAACCATGCCTCAATCATCGATGGTGTGCGTTTATGTAAGGCCAAACGTTTCCGTTACGCTAACAACGATATGGCGGATTTAGAGACGCAATTGATCGCCGCCAAAGCAGCGGGTGCGCGCAATATTTTGATCGCCACTGACGGCGTGTTCTCAATGGACGGCGTAATCGCCAACCTGCAAGGAGTGTGTGACTTAGCCGATAAATACGGCGCACTTGTGATGGTTGACGACTCTCATGCTGTCGGTTTTGTTGGCCAAAATGGTCGCGGCTCCCACGAACACTGCGGCGTGATGGGTCGTGTCGACATCATCACCGGCACCTTAGGCAAAGCCTTAGGCGGTGCATCAGGCGGTTTCACTTCAGGTAAAAAAGAAGTCATCGACTGGTTACGTCAACGCTCTCGCCCATACCTGTTTTCTAACTCATTAGCGCCTTCGATTGTGACAGCGTCTATCCATGTGTTAGAAATGCTCAAATCAGGCCAAGCGCTACGCGAATCGGTATGGGAAAACAGCCGATATTTCCGTGAAAAAATGTCCGCGGCAGGCTTTACCTTAGGCGGTGCCGACCACGCGATTATCCCAGTGATGATTGGCGATGCCAAACTGGCAAGCGACTTCGCTAACCGCTTATTAGCAGAACATATCTACGTGATTGGCTTCTCCTTCCCTGTGGTACCAAAGGGACAAGCCCGTATCCGTACGCAAATGTCGGCGGCTCACACCCGTGAACAACTCGACAAAGCGATTGAAGCCTTTACCCGTATTGCTAAAGAAATGGCGATTATTTAG
- a CDS encoding TetR/AcrR family transcriptional regulator translates to MKTRDKIIYASLELFNEHGERNITTNHIAAHMNMSPGNLYYHFRNKEDIIRSIFSLYEAHLESGFQPYEGEQVNVEQLIGYFDAMFYTLWQFRFMYANLADILARDEELKSRYLHAQQQVLTRSSHVLGKLKQDGFLNIDNDKITALADTIKMIVSFWIGYQLTQSSTSTITKGILYEGVLRVLMIFKAYATPTSQATFSRLEQHYHELATQESL, encoded by the coding sequence ATGAAAACCCGCGACAAAATTATTTACGCCAGCCTTGAGCTATTCAATGAACATGGCGAACGAAATATCACCACCAATCATATTGCCGCTCACATGAATATGAGTCCCGGGAATCTTTATTATCACTTCCGTAATAAGGAAGATATTATTCGCTCGATTTTCAGTCTCTACGAGGCGCACCTCGAATCGGGTTTTCAGCCCTATGAGGGCGAGCAAGTCAATGTAGAGCAACTGATCGGCTATTTTGATGCGATGTTTTACACCCTGTGGCAATTCCGTTTTATGTACGCCAATTTGGCCGATATTCTGGCCCGAGATGAAGAATTGAAGAGTCGTTATCTACATGCTCAGCAGCAAGTGCTAACACGCTCGAGTCACGTGCTCGGTAAACTCAAGCAGGATGGTTTTTTAAATATCGATAACGATAAAATCACCGCACTTGCCGATACTATCAAGATGATTGTGAGTTTTTGGATTGGTTATCAACTTACCCAATCAAGCACTTCCACCATCACTAAAGGCATTTTGTACGAAGGGGTATTGCGGGTATTGATGATTTTTAAAGCTTATGCCACGCCGACATCCCAAGCGACCTTTAGTCGCCTAGAACAACATTATCATGAGCTCGCTACTCAAGAATCTCTCTAA
- the waaA gene encoding lipid IV(A) 3-deoxy-D-manno-octulosonic acid transferase — MNRFFYSALLYLLSPLLLAYLAFRAIKSPDYRGRWGERFGLAQLKPTDLLIHSVSMGETLAAIPLIRLIMQMHPELSITVTTTSPTGSAEVRKAFGDQVQHCYLPFDLPWCVSRFLRQLSPKWCIIMETELWPNLVELAAKRGVRLMLANARLSAKSAAQYAKRSQLSRPMLQRLDVIAVQTQAEAQRFIDLGVAADRVTVCGSLKFDLSITPDRLTLARELRQTWGKETAPVWVAGSVHPGEFDAMLSAHKRLLAKWPEALLIIAPRHPEQFAAVADVVARQGFEYVRRSDAQAITATTQVLVGDTMGELLTFYGAADQAFVGGTLIENGGHNPLEPVAMGVPVMVGPNHWDFAQITQMLADAGGLRIVSSGQELAENLIQYFKQPVLCQQAAKAGLAVVEANRGALQRQFALAELLLTRQTA, encoded by the coding sequence ATGAATCGATTTTTTTACAGTGCGCTGCTATATCTTTTATCTCCACTACTTCTTGCCTATTTGGCTTTTCGAGCCATTAAAAGCCCCGATTATCGTGGTCGTTGGGGGGAACGCTTCGGATTAGCCCAACTTAAACCGACGGATTTACTAATCCACTCGGTGTCGATGGGTGAAACACTCGCGGCCATTCCCTTGATCCGTTTGATTATGCAAATGCACCCTGAGCTAAGCATTACGGTTACCACCACCAGTCCCACGGGTTCTGCCGAGGTACGCAAAGCCTTTGGCGACCAAGTTCAGCACTGTTATTTGCCCTTCGATTTGCCTTGGTGTGTGAGCCGTTTTCTGCGCCAGTTGTCCCCTAAATGGTGCATCATAATGGAAACTGAGTTGTGGCCGAATCTGGTGGAGCTAGCGGCTAAGCGCGGCGTGCGCTTGATGCTCGCCAATGCCAGGCTGTCGGCTAAATCGGCGGCGCAATATGCAAAGCGTTCGCAATTAAGCCGCCCTATGCTGCAACGCTTAGATGTGATTGCGGTGCAGACTCAAGCCGAGGCGCAGCGTTTTATCGACCTTGGGGTTGCTGCTGACAGAGTGACTGTTTGCGGCAGTTTGAAGTTTGATTTGAGTATTACGCCCGATCGCTTAACCCTAGCGCGAGAGCTTCGGCAGACTTGGGGGAAAGAGACTGCGCCCGTGTGGGTGGCGGGCAGTGTCCATCCCGGTGAGTTTGATGCCATGTTAAGCGCCCATAAACGGTTGCTCGCCAAGTGGCCCGAGGCGCTGCTGATCATTGCGCCGCGTCACCCTGAGCAGTTTGCGGCGGTGGCAGATGTTGTCGCTCGCCAAGGTTTTGAATATGTGCGCCGCAGTGACGCTCAAGCGATTACTGCCACGACGCAAGTGCTGGTGGGCGATACCATGGGTGAACTATTAACCTTTTATGGCGCGGCCGATCAAGCCTTTGTTGGCGGTACTTTGATTGAAAATGGCGGCCATAATCCCTTAGAACCCGTGGCCATGGGTGTACCTGTAATGGTGGGGCCGAATCATTGGGACTTTGCCCAAATTACTCAAATGCTGGCAGATGCGGGGGGCTTGCGGATTGTGAGTTCAGGGCAAGAGTTGGCTGAAAACTTGATCCAGTATTTTAAGCAGCCAGTGTTATGCCAGCAAGCGGCAAAAGCTGGTCTTGCCGTGGTGGAAGCCAATCGCGGTGCTTTGCAGCGTCAGTTTGCTCTCGCCGAATTGTTACTCACGCGCCAAACAGCCTAA
- a CDS encoding 3-deoxy-D-manno-octulosonic acid kinase, with the protein MNAQIKIINTANGYMALCQDTPEDITPAWFSVDFWREKSAVVGSSKGRYTTWFVAFEHSHWVLRHYWRGGMMEKFSKDAYFYTGLENTRAMGELRLLDALYREQFAVPKPIAANIVRDGLFYRADIIIERVDGAEDLVAKLTKGTMTQAQWHALGATIAQFHRRGVYHADLNAKNILWQPQQTDSAQERFYLIDFDRGELKTPNAKWQKANLDRLLRSFNKEQGKQPTLAFTPANWAALLEGYHAVVPKV; encoded by the coding sequence ATGAACGCACAAATCAAAATCATAAATACTGCCAATGGCTATATGGCACTTTGCCAAGATACGCCAGAGGACATCACGCCGGCTTGGTTCTCGGTCGATTTTTGGCGCGAAAAATCTGCAGTTGTGGGGTCATCCAAGGGCCGCTATACCACTTGGTTTGTAGCATTTGAGCACAGTCATTGGGTACTGCGGCATTACTGGCGCGGCGGCATGATGGAAAAATTCAGTAAAGACGCTTACTTCTACACGGGGCTTGAAAACACTCGCGCCATGGGCGAATTAAGGTTGCTCGATGCGCTTTACCGCGAACAATTTGCCGTGCCTAAACCCATCGCCGCCAATATTGTGCGCGATGGCCTGTTTTACCGTGCCGACATTATTATTGAGCGGGTCGATGGTGCCGAAGACTTGGTCGCCAAGTTAACTAAAGGCACTATGACTCAAGCACAATGGCATGCACTAGGCGCGACCATTGCGCAGTTTCATCGCCGTGGGGTTTACCATGCCGACTTGAACGCGAAGAATATTTTGTGGCAACCGCAGCAAACGGACAGTGCGCAAGAGCGCTTCTATCTGATTGATTTTGACCGCGGTGAACTTAAAACGCCTAATGCCAAATGGCAAAAGGCGAACCTTGATCGGCTGCTACGCTCGTTTAATAAAGAACAAGGTAAGCAGCCAACACTTGCCTTTACCCCCGCTAACTGGGCTGCATTGCTCGAGGGCTACCACGCAGTAGTCCCTAAAGTCTAA
- a CDS encoding glycosyltransferase family 9 protein translates to MSLDINTMNSLCLLRLSAIGDVCHAVAMVQAIQRQYPHLTITWVIGKLEYQLLKHLPGIEFVIFDKSQGWRSYFYLHKALKGRRFDVLLHMQVALRATLASLAISAKVRVGFDRTRAKEGQWLVTNYRVEPLAQPHVLDGFMGFAKAIGVSDLTPQWNIPVPKADTEFAQSHIAEGEKVLIICAAASKAERNWLPKRYVAVAQHAINKGYRVILCGGPTALEKALAEQILQACPAKLDNLVGKTSLTQLLALLKRASLVLAPDTGPAHMAVTQGTPVIGLYAHSNPGRTGPYLSQQYVVSAYQEAIASQQSGEVKWGTRAKGADLMALISVEAVIDKFDQVIQQTHS, encoded by the coding sequence TTGAGTTTAGATATTAACACCATGAATTCTCTTTGCCTGCTGAGGCTATCGGCTATCGGTGACGTCTGTCATGCCGTGGCGATGGTGCAGGCCATTCAGCGCCAATATCCCCATTTAACGATCACTTGGGTGATAGGCAAACTTGAATATCAGTTACTGAAGCACTTGCCCGGTATTGAGTTTGTGATTTTCGATAAATCCCAAGGCTGGCGTAGCTATTTTTATCTGCATAAGGCATTGAAAGGCCGTCGCTTTGATGTGCTGCTGCATATGCAAGTGGCGCTGCGTGCGACCTTGGCATCCCTCGCGATTTCGGCCAAAGTGCGGGTTGGTTTTGATCGTACCCGCGCCAAAGAAGGCCAATGGCTGGTCACTAATTATCGGGTTGAACCTTTAGCCCAGCCTCATGTGCTCGATGGCTTTATGGGTTTTGCCAAGGCGATTGGCGTAAGCGATCTTACGCCCCAGTGGAATATTCCGGTGCCCAAGGCGGACACTGAGTTTGCCCAAAGCCATATTGCCGAGGGTGAAAAGGTGTTGATTATTTGCGCGGCCGCCAGCAAAGCTGAGCGCAATTGGTTGCCCAAGCGTTATGTCGCGGTGGCGCAGCATGCGATCAACAAAGGTTATCGGGTAATACTTTGCGGCGGCCCCACCGCGCTCGAAAAAGCTTTAGCTGAACAAATTCTGCAGGCATGCCCGGCTAAACTCGATAATTTAGTCGGTAAAACCAGTTTGACTCAATTGCTTGCCCTGCTAAAACGCGCCAGTTTAGTGTTAGCGCCCGATACGGGCCCTGCGCATATGGCGGTCACACAAGGGACGCCTGTCATCGGTTTATATGCCCATTCTAATCCTGGCCGCACCGGGCCTTACCTATCGCAGCAATATGTGGTGAGCGCCTATCAGGAGGCCATCGCCTCACAACAAAGCGGTGAGGTGAAATGGGGAACACGCGCAAAGGGGGCTGATTTAATGGCGCTCATTAGTGTTGAAGCAGTGATAGATAAATTTGATCAGGTTAT